A window of the Dunckerocampus dactyliophorus isolate RoL2022-P2 chromosome 19, RoL_Ddac_1.1, whole genome shotgun sequence genome harbors these coding sequences:
- the LOC129171968 gene encoding terminal nucleotidyltransferase 5A-like, with the protein MGENVDCVGADGKSVNLSVLNWEQVQRLDAILTGSIPIHGRWSFPTLEVKPRDIVKVVRSRMEEKRIHVREVRLNGSAASYVLHEDSGLGWKDLDLIFCADLKGELEFQIVKDLVLDCLLDFLPEGVNKEKITPMTLKEAYVQKMVKVCNDSDRWSLISLSNNRGKNVELKFVDSLRRQFEFSVDSFQIRLDSLLLFYECSEHPMAATFHPTILGESVYGDFPAALDHLRKRLICTRSPEEIRGGGLLKYCHLLVRGFRAACDTEMKVLQRYMCSRFFIDFPDVSEQKRKLESYLQNHFVDLEDRKYDYLAVLYDVVQESTVCLMGHERRQTLGLISSLALHVLAEQNAIPNAANVTCFYQPAPYVANCNFSNYYVAQVQPLFSCPPSPPQPYAPPSQHPMYATWLPCN; encoded by the exons ATGGGTGAGAATGTGGATTGTGTGGGCGCCGACGGGAAGAGCGTCAACCTGAGCGTGCTCAACTGGGAGCAAGTGCAGCGGCTGGACGCCATCCTCACCGGCTCCATCCCCATCCACGGCCGCTGGAGCTTCCCCACGCTGGAGGTGAAGCCGCGCGACATCGTCAAGGTGGTCCGCAGCCGCATGGAGGAGAAGCGGATCCACGTCCGGGAGGTGCGGCTCAACGGCTCGGCGGCCAGCTACGTCCTGCACGAGGACAGCGGCCTGGGGTGGAAGGACCTGGACCTCATCTTCTGCGCCGACCTCAAAGGGGAGCTCGAGTTCCAAATTGTGAAAGATTTGGTTCTGGACTGCCTGCTGGACTTCTTGCCTGAGGGCGTGAACAAGGAGAAGATCACACCTATGACCTTAAAG GAGGCCTACGTCCAAAAGATGGTGAAGGTCTGCAACGACTCGGACCGCTGGAGCCTCATCTCGCTCTCCAACAACCGAGGCAAGAACGTGGAGCTCAAATTCGTGGACTCCCTCCGGCGGCAGTTCGAGTTCAGCGTCGACTCCTTTCAAATCCGCCTGGACTCGCTCCTGCTCTTCTACGAGTGCTCAGAGCACCCCATGGCCGCCACCTTCCATCCCACCATCCTCGGCGAGAGCGTCTACGGTGACTTCCCCGCCGCCCTGGACCACCTGCGCAAGCGTCTCATCTGCACCAGGAGCCCAGAGGAGATCCGAGGCGGGGGCCTGCTGAAGTATTGCCACCTGCTGGTAAGGGGTTTCCGGGCGGCCTGCGACACGGAGATGAAAGTGCTGCAGCGCTACATGTGCTCGCGCTTCTTCATAGACTTCCCCGACGTGAGCGAGCAGAAGCGGAAGCTGGAGTCCTACCTGCAGAACCACTTTGTGGacctggaggacaggaagtacgaCTACCTGGCCGTACTGTACGACGTGGTGCAGGAGAGCACGGTGTGCCTGATGGGCCACGAGAGGCGCCAGACGCTGGGCCTCATCTCCTCGCTGGCGCTGCACGTGCTGGCCGAGCAGAACGCCATCCCCAACGCCGCAAACGTCACCTGCTTCTACCAGCCCGCCCCGTACGTCGCCAACTGCAACTTCAGCAACTACTACGTCGCtcaggtccagcccctcttctCCTGCCCGCCCTCGCCGCCCCAGCCGTACGCCCCCCCCTCGCAGCATCCCATGTACGCCACATGGCTGCCCTGTAACTAA